AGAATCACACAAGATTTACTACAATCATCAAAGATCAAGCAAATTACGCGTCAAAAAACATTAATTGAAAACTCTCGCGGGGTAGAAGTCCGAACAACAGATACGCAGCTAGCTGCAAACATTCAAATCCTGTTACAAATCCTACTCGCTTTACTTGTCAATATCGACATCCTGTAAAACAACATCATACAAAAAAGCAGGTTATCAAATCGATAACCTGCTTTTTTGTATGATTATTTTTTATACAGACGCTTGCCGCAACATCCATTCGTTTTAGGTTTGCTTTGAGTTGGCTTGTTGCGAACAGGCTTTCCATTGTGTAGTACTTGTTTCGTCGTTGATGAGTGGACAGTTGGTCTTCGTTTCATAATTATTCCCTCCATTTTCTAAACAAGCTACTTGTAGTCTATGTCTTCTAATTACATCCTGTATCCACTCATAACTAGAATTTAATCGTTTTTTCGTTTGCGTTCTTCATCAGATTCAGTCACCCCAAATGAAAATGGGCTAATGCCTGGCGTTTGAACTGATGGATGTCGTGTTGGACGTTGCCTAGGAGCATGATGATCTGAGGAAATAAGATTATTCTCCCGTAAATTTCTAGTAAACCATGAGGTTTCCACATCCTCAGCCTCGGATTGCTTTTCATACTCCTCGAGCTTCTGTTCTTTTTCGGCTAACAACTGCTCTGTTTCTGTTAATTTCTTATTCAACAAATCAACCTCTTCATTTGCCGTTGTATTCTTTTTGATATCTTCGATCTTGAAGGTTAGCTCTTCTTTTTCAGCTTGTAATGCCTTTAGTCGTTGTTGTAGCCGATTTAGCTCCGTATTGACCTCATTTCTCTCACTATCAACTGACTCAAGTTGCTTCATCAACTGTGCCTTTTCATCTTTTTCTTCCTGCAACGCTTGTTGTAAATCCTCTCGCTCGCTAGTAAGTTCCCCCTTATCAGAAGTTAGTTCATCCAATTTGCTTTGTAAGTTCTCTAGCTGCTCTTTCAATTCCTCATTTTCTACTTTGAGAGTTTCTAATTGGCGGTAATGATAGTTCTCTTGATAATTTCTCACCTTTTGCTTATATAGTGACAACTCGGATTGAATGTGGATTAACTTTTGTTTCAGCACTTCTGGATCGTTACGATTAATGCTTTTCCTCGGTTGACCATTCATTGCTTCCTTCTCCCCCTTCGATTGTTTCACACTTTAAGCTAGAAAGAATACATATATACCGTAATGGTTCAATCAGTCCAGTTTATGACGAAAAAATTGAATCCATTCACACGAATCTTTTTACAAACACCCAAATCAAAATTAAACGTTCAGCCCTGCACATGTTGACCACAATTTCATACTATACAGTAGTCCTGATACCCAATAAAAATGACTACTAGGAAGCAGTCATCTGGGTAGGGTTAATCATTAAAGGAGGTATTTACATGAGCCACAGCCACAAGAAGCATAGAGTTTGTATCAAAGTTCCAAAAGTTTATGACTGGGTCAACCGCCAAGTCGAATTGCCATTAATTAGTTTCCACAATGAGGAACTAGAAGATATCTTTGAAGTAAACAATAAGCATTGTTTCCGTACTTCTCCAGCTGAGACATTATGCGAATTTTTAGATGCATTTCCAGGCTACCAAGTTGAGTGTAATTTACGACCTGATTCCATTCTTTGTCAAGAAATCACGCAACCAAACGGGCGTCAAGATATCCCAGTGACGCTTCCAACGGGTGAGACGATTACACTACAAAAAGTAAAAGTCCTTGTCAAAGGCTTAGTAGATGTAAACATTTTAGATGCACAAGGAAATGTGATTGCACGTACGGCTGAGCCAATTCCATTCGCTACTGCACAAACGTTCTTCATGTGTGCACCAGAGGGAACTGAGCTACAATGCCATGTCACGTATTTCCAATGCGATGCAGATGTGATTTGCACAGATGACTTCCAACAACTAGATATTTCGATTATATTATGCCTTGAACCACAAATGGAAACAGAAGTAAAGTTAGAAATCGATGCAGCCATCTGCAAACCTCGTGAAGAACTACCAATTGAAGATATTGTTTGTCCGCCTGAAAAGTTCCCACCGCAATGTCCAGAGATCTTCCCTGGTGACAAACATTAAGAACGAAAGAAAATAGAGGGGGCATTGCCCCCCTCTATTTTACACTATTAATGGAATCCACTTCCCCTACATACATATGTACAAATAGACATTCAGGGGGGAGTCACCGTGAATAACCAAACATCTAGCAGGTCTCTTGAGCATCAAACGAAACTTCAATTGCAACAAAAAATTATTCATTATCAATCTGAAGTCGCCAAATACAAGCAAGAGCTAAAACAGGTAGAGAAAAAATTAAGACTGCAACAACAACAATACCGTGCTTTAGAAAAAAATAAGTCAATCACTCCAAAGCCTGTTTTACGTGAATCTACAGAGGTAACAGCCTATTTTACCTATTCGATTGTTCTCCCTAACATCGCTGAAGATGAAATTGATACGTTTGTTATCGGTAACTTCATCCTCAAAAATACTGGAACAACACCTATTACAACACCTCTGATCTGCCTAAAGGTCTCTCCAATTAAATCTGCAAAACTTGGGGGAAAAATAAAAATGTCGGCGACCAAATCTGCAACCGAAGAAGAGATGATTGACGAATCTATTAGCGAGGAATGGGTATACTTCCAAAGCGATTGGCAGCAAAAAGCAGAAGAAACTGGTGAACACTGGTTGAAACCAACAATAACAAATAAACTCGAACCAAATGAAACGCTTACTTTCCCTAATTTTGAATTAACGCTAAAAAAGCCAGAAGACGCATCAGCTATTCTCGTTGAAGGCTTTGCATACAGTGAGCAACTAAAAGAAGGGGTCACCGCGCTAAATCGGATTATCGTTAATTATTAAGCGGAGTTACGATTGCCAACAAGAAAAGTCCTACGATGATTCACAACCCATCGTAGGACTTTTCAAATTTTAAAAAGTGTCAGTGTACGACAGCCTTAATTTTATCCGTTTGACAATCGATCAACGATGACTTCCATCAATGAAGCCACTGCAGCAGCGGCTAATATAATGACAACGGGTGTAAGAATGGTAGGAAACCACATGTATCCACAAATGAGAACAACTGCACTCCAAATGGCGACGCACCAATGACAGCTTAGTAGCTCACCGATCCAGTACTTGATTCCTGTTCCTTTAATTTCTAGGTATGAAACAACGGTTCCATCTTCTAACTCTTCATCTCGAACCAAATGAAACGGCTTACGCAACCATACTGTGATTTGATCATACACAATTAATCTCGTTAATCGAAACACAGCTAATGCAATCAGAAAAAATTCATATGGGTGCACAAACATGGCAGAGCTCCTTAAAACAATCATTTCTATTACACTATGTTCCTTCAACGAAGATGTCACAAAGACTAGGAAATGTATGTGAATATAAGTATACAGGATCACTAATGATCGCCTCTTAGCCCATGGATTATTCTGAATGCTCAATATAAAAAAACACCAGCGCCACTTAAAAGTGGTCACTGATGTATCACTTACCCTAAACCAATAATATTATAGCCGCTATCAACGTGAAGCATTTCTCCAGTGATCCCTCGTGATAAGTCACTCATTAAGAACAGTGCCGTATCACCGACTTCTTCTTGAGTAATCGTGCGACGGAGTGGAGCTTTTTCCTCAATTTCTTTTAATACCTCGTTAAATCCGGAGATCCCTTTTGCAGATAACGTACGTATCGGGCCAGCAGAAATCATATTTACACGGATACCGTCTTTACCTAAATCATTCGCTAAATACTTCACACTTGCATCAAGAGAAGCTTTCGCAACCCCCATCACGTTATAATTTTTAACGACACGCTCCCCACCAAGATACGTTAACGTAATGATGCTTCCACCTTCACTCATTAAATCTCTGCTCGCTTTTGCAACTGCAGTCAGTGAGTATGAACTAATATTTTGCGAAAGTAAAAAGCCTTCACGCGTTGTGTTTAGATACTCGCCTTCAAGTTCCTCACGATTAGCAAACGCAATGCAGTGCGCAATTCCGTGAATCACACCAACTTCTTCCTTAATTGTTGTGAACGTCTTTTCAATCTCTTCATCACTCGTAATATCACATGGCAATACGAGCGAATCATCACGCTCTAGTGATTCAGCTAGACTACGAACATTCTTTTCTAAACGTTCGCCTGCATATGTAAAAATTAAACGTGCTCCTGCTTTTGATAATGATTGAGCAATCCCCCAAGCAATGCTTCGTTTATTGGCGACGCCCATAATCACATATGTACGATTTTCTAATGATAAATTCATTTGTAAACCCCTTTCAATATAGGATTATAGGTTGTTATTAGTACTAGGTGACAATCTAAATTATAGCATGATTTTCCTCGTAAAGATAGATTAGGATACGGTTATTCTTCGCGAATGTATGTCCCTAGCCCTTCTTCGTTTTAATATTTCGTTTTATAAACTGACATTTCTCACATTCATAAATGAGATTTTGGTTTGATTGCGCCGTGAGTAAGTTCGTTATTTGTTCTTGGTGATGACATTGCGGACAGGTTACTAGTGGTTCCATACGCTACTTCCTTTCTGTTTTTTTTTAGTATTGACACGTTTTTCAAAGAACAAAAGTCTAAAGCATATTTCAACTCCGAATACTTAAAGCTTCACGAACAATATTTTAAATCGGAGTCTGAAATCTGGAGCTTTTTACATGAACCCTCATTCCTTTTCCCGCTGAAATACACTACAGCCATTTATTTACGACAACTCTCTTCTCATTCACTAAGCCAACACTCCCCTTTTATTGCAAAAAAACTCTCCACCCCCTGTTATCTACCAGGAGGCGGAGAGCTTGTTCACTAGTCTTCATATTCATGATCCGGAAGAAACGTTTTTGGTACGTGTGTCCCTCGTGAGCCACGTTGGTCGACATCTTCTGTTTCCGGAGGATAAATCATAATAAAACTTTCCGGTTTTGCTTTTGCAAGCACTCGCGGCAGACGCTCTAAATGAGGATGCCAAGCAATCGTACCACGTCTCGCACTAAGGACAACGACTAAGTCGTCCTTTTTTAATTGCGATAGATGATCATTGTGTAGCTGATTCCAATCAGCAAGTGGTATAAATGTAATCGAAACATCCGGTTTAACCTCTTTAAATGTCTGCTCATATCCAGTTGACTCATCCTTTATGACCAACACATGTAACGTTGCACCAATTTGGTTTGCTAGCCGTTTGACGGTTGTTACTGCATTATAAAAGCCCGACTTATGATCACTTCCTGGTGGGATAATAAGTACAATCCGCTTTGTCGTGTTAATCGGGTGACCTAGTTTCGAGACGAGAATCATTTGGTCCGTTCGTTCGAGTAATTGGTCAAGGATACCGCCAAACATTTGCTGAGGTGTTGAGAGTTTGCCATTCCAGCCAATAACCACTTTGGTGATTCGTGTTTCTTCAATTGCACGAATAATTCCTGTAGCAATATTATGGTCAACTCTCGTTAATAAATGGATTGGCACTTCCGCACCTGCAGCATAAGTCACCGTATGCCCTAACATTTTTTCCGCTTCCGCCACTCTCGCAGCGGCATTCTTTTGCTCCCCTTGAACAACACTTAATGGATAAATCGGTTCAGTTGCATTCCCTTTTAATACGAAAGATAAATCTAACAATGACTCCATCGTATGAGGATTGGAAAGCGGGATCAGAATTCTTTGTGGTGCATTTGTAGGTTCATATGGCTGTTGGTCTTCGTTATAAGCCACTTTACGTGCATATTTTTCAACCATATATGGACCGACCATACACGTAACAAGGATCATGATAATAACACCATTGACCGTTCCTTGGTTAAATAATCCAAGCTCGTACCCCACTAACGTCGCTGCCAGTGTGGCCGCTGCTTGCGGGGCAGATAATCCAAACATTAATTTCACTTCATCAGAGGAATAGTGATACATTTTCCCACTCATCCAAGCGGCTAAAAACTTTCCACCGTTAACAAACAGCACGATCAATATCGCTAATACCCATGCTGACGGATCATTCAAAAGTACACCAATATCCATCAACATACCAACTGACAATAAGAAAAACGGAATAAAGATCGCGTTTCCGACAAACTTAATCCGATTCATTAGCGGTCCATGCTCAAGAATATAACGGTTCAATGCAAGCCCAGCTAAAAACGCGCCAATAATCGGCTCCAATCCCGCGATGGTTGCAAAATACGCGGTAACAAATAAAACCGTCATTACAAAAATAAAATCAATCGAACCTTCATTACTCATCGTCCTAAAAAACGTTTTCGCCATCCGCGGAATGAGCAATAATACAAGAGTCACGTAAACTGCCAAAGAAACAACAAGTGTCATCCAAAAAGAAAACGATAACTCTCCTTGTGTAGACCCAGCAACAACAGCTAAGATCAACAACGCTAGCGTATCAGTCATAATCGTTCCCCCGACTGTCGTCGTGACTGCCTTATTTTTCGCAAGTCCAAGACGACTTGCAATCGGATAAGCTAGCAATGTATGTGAGCCTAATAACGAACCTAATAAAATCGCACCTGCGAGTGTATAGTTCAACCAAAGACCAAGTAGTGTCCCAAGTATAAAAGGTATTGAAAACGAAATTAACCCAAAGGAAATACTCCGATTACGATATTTTTTAAAACCATCTAAATCAATTTCTAACCCTGCAATAAAAATAATATACAGTAAGCCTACGGTTCCTAATAAAATAATCGTTGGGTCACGATCTAACACACCAAGACCATTGGGTCCAACAATCACACCAGCAAAAATCAAGCCAATGATTCCTGGTATTTTCAAGCGATTCATAAGCAGCGGTGCGAGCAAAAAAATCGCCATCGCCATCGCAAATATTAAAACTGGATCTGTTACAGGTTGATTTAACAATGGATGTAGTATCTCCTTTCACGTACAAATAAACATTCCTTATTTATTCTACCATGGATTCACATGTTTCATTAAAGAAGGTGCCCCCTCAACAAAATGGAGAGCACCTTCTCATTTTAGAATGACATGTTAGGTTGAAAGCATTTGCCGCAACTTATCGACATGTTCTTGGCTACCACTAACAATAATTCGATCTCCTGTTTTTATAACTGTATCTCCATGTGGAATCAGTGACTCATTTTCGCGAAAGATCCGTACAAATACCGTATCACCTAAATACGGAAATTCACGTAACAACAGGTCGCTGTAGTGAGAATTCTTAACATCAATCTCATGTAAGCCAGTTTCTCTTTTCGTTAATAATTCTACGACACTTGGAGATTCAACGAGCGCTCGCAACACCGCTTGATTTGAAAAGAACACAGAAAAGACATTAATCCCTCTCTCACGTAGTTCATTTTCAAGCTCTGGTCTTTCAATTCTTGCGATCACCCGTGGGACACCATAATCGCTTGCAAACATTGCAATCTCATAATTTCTTTCTTGATCGCCTGTTGCGACGATCAAAATATCGGCTGAAAAGACGTCCCTTTCTTTCAAAATCTCAATTTCAAATTCTTCAATTTCTTCAATTGCAAAAATCGTTGACTCTTCAAGTTCATTAATTTTTTGTTGTTTTGTATGAAATAAACGCGACTGATAACGATTTTGATCTAATTCAACCGACAAAGGCAATGTTAGTTGATTCGCCCCTACAATCGCAAGTTTTTCACGTTTCTGTTCCGTTGCTTGTTTTGGAAAAACCTTCTTAAAGACGACTGGTGTAACGAGACACGAGATAACCGCAACAAGGATTAGCGCTGAAGACAGCTGTGAATCGATAATTCCGATACTCTCCCCTACGGTTGCCGCAGCAATTACTAGTGATAGCGTTGACGTTAGTAAAAAGCCTGCACCTATGACCGTTTTCCAATCGTACCAGCGCTTTAATACGAGCGCAGGTACAACCTTTGAAATGAGCAAGGCAATAAACAACAACGGGATTAACAACATGACACTACGATCATCAAACAATTGCCAAATATCAAGGTCAACTCCGACCATAACGAAGAAAATCGGAATTAAAAATCCATAGCCAAAGGAGTCCAACTTCCTTACTAACTCTGGGTTTGGTGACAATAACGAAACGAGAACACCTGCTAAAAAGGCACCTAATATATTTTTCGCCCCAACCGTTTCAGACAAGGCAACCAACAAAATAATTAACATAAAAATCGCACGCGTATCGATTTGAATGGTTCCTTTTTTCATTGCCTCTAAATATGACTGGCGACTGAACTTTTTCCCGATCAGGTAAAGCAGAACACCGACGGCAAATAAGAGCAACAACAACCACATGTTTCCTTCATCTGGTGAATAAATGGATACGAAAACGGCTAATAGTATCATGGTTACTAAATCCGCAATGATCGCAACTAATAGGATCGTTTGACCAACAGTTGTCTTCATTAAATTTTCTTCCTTTAATGTCGGAACAACAACACCTAAGGAAATCGTTGAAATGATTAATGTCATCAGGAATGCATTATCGACAAACCCCATCACCACAAAAGCAAGTGAAAGAAGGTACGATAACCCAAAAACAAACACAAAAATGAGCGATGCAAGCATAAATGCATTTGGCTCTTTCTTTCCATTTTTAAGAATTCGTGCTTTTTGCTTACTAGCAAATGCGGAAAAATCAATTTCTAATCCGCTTAAAAACATTAAAAAGATAAACCCAAGCAAAGATAAAGTCTCAAGCCACATATCCTGTGAAACAAGATTGAACCCACTTTTTCCAATAATAATTCCTGCAATGATCTCAGCTACAACAACAGGAATTACATTAAGTCTAAACTTGTGTAAAAGAACTGGTATTAAAAAAGCGGTAATCACGACAATGAATAGTGAAATCACCGACGCTTCTGCCTCCATAACTGCTCCCCCTTACTTCCCATTAAACTTCTAATTATCTCTATCAATGACCGAAAGTTATATCTTAAAGAATGATATTTTCATTGTCAACGAATTACGAACTTATCGTTCAAAACATAAAAGGCAGAATATTCAAACACCTTATATTAGAGGGTTGTTTACGTTCGTACGAATGAGATTTCATATGTTAACCTATGTTTACAACAGCCAGAATATTATTTTATCATCAGACATAGATGAAACATTTTAGAACAAGATAAGATCATAGTAACAACGTTAACATTGGAGGTGCTAATCGTGGCATATGACGTAATTGGTGACATTCATGGTTGCTATGATGAATTCGTTTCACTTACTAAAAAACTGGGATATAACTGGGAGGAAGAGGTTCCCGTGCATCCTGGCAACCGAAAGCTTGTGTTTGTCGGTGACCTTACCGATCGTGGCCCTCAATCGGTTAAAACAATGGAAACTGTTATTGCTTTAGTAAAAAAAGGGCTCGCCTATTACGTGCCAGGAAATCATTGTGATAAATTATATCGTTATTTTCTCGGGCGTAATGTCCAAATCACACACGGGCTAGAGACGACAGTCGCTGAATTAGAAGCACTTGATAAAAAAAGTTATGCTAAAATCAGTGATGAGTTTCGTCAATTGGTGGAGGACGCCCCACTTTACTTAGAGCTAGATGATGGTCAATTAATTGTCGCTCACGCTGGAATTCGCGGGGATTACATCGGCCGTCACGATAAAAAAGTGAAGACCTTTGTTCTCTATGGTGATATAACTGGTGAAAAAAATGAAGATGGGACACCGGTACGTCGTGATTGGGCCAAGCATTATAAAAACGATGCTTGGATTATCTACGGTCACACACCTGTAAAGATCCCACGTAAGATCAATTATACCATCAATATCGATACCGGATGTGTCTTTGGCGGTCAGTTAACCGCATGCAGGTACCCAGAAATAGAGACCGTATCGGTGGATTCATCCCTACCACTAGTTGAAGAAAAGTTTCGCTCCTTTGATAAGTGACTTTAGTTGAAAGTTGTCAACGTTATCGTTACGATGAAAGAAAACGAGCTCCGGAACATGTGTTAGTAGGTGGATGAAAAATGAAGAAGAAACTTTCTTTATTCTATTTTTTAGTGATAGCAGTTGTTCTATTTGGGTGTGGACCTGAAGCAAATATCGTCGTCAACGAAGAAAAAACACGACTCTTTGTAGATGAGGATCGAAATATTATGGCTTTTTATGTAACTGTAACTAATGAAAATTATTTACCCTCCGATATACTCTTTGCTAAATTCAACATCATACATGAAGGGTTAGTTCAAGAGATAAATCGAGAGACCGTTTATTTCACAAGTGACGAAACGAATTTACAACCATTTGAGATTGCTGGTAACGACAGTTATTTCTTTGGAGAATCATTTGAGTATCATGGAGCCATTCCTCATGAAGACTTAGAAGATGCTGTCGAGGTTGTGATCTTTAATGGGGCTGATGAAGTCGTAAGTCAATTTCCAATCTCTATTGCGGAGCCTGGCCATTTATAGCGACCCAGCATCTCAATTGTAATCACCAGCTAGCCGTAGGAGCGATGTCACATTGACATCGCTCCTACGGCTAGATCTACTTCTCTCTTATTCCATTCATTATTTGTTCGAGTTAAATATCCTTCAAAAAACCTATTCTCGTAAGTTCTTCTAAATGATTTTGGGATAATTTTTCGAGGATTTCTTCACCTTCTGCTGTTAATTCAACTAGTACACTGCGTCCATCTTCAGGATTTTTTCTTCGTGCAACAAGTCCAAGTTGACCGCAACGATCAATCAATCCCACGCAAGCATGGTGGGTAATAAACAAACGTTCACTCAGCTCACGTGGGGTCACATACTCTCGTTTAGGGAACCCCTTAATCGCCAAAAGGAGTTGATGTTGTTGCGGTGTAATTCCAAAGCTTTTAGCTTGTGAATCACTAAAATGAAGAAATTTTTTTAGTTGATATCTAAATTCTGCTAACGTCTCATAGACGTCCTTAGATAAGTCTGTCTTCATAACCATCCCCCTCTTCCCTATTGCTATTTATATCTCAACACGATATAATGGTAATTAAAACCAACGAATGACAAACAATCCTCCCGCATATATATCGTATCAAGACATATATCTTGATGAAAGGAGTGTATAAAATGGGGTTTCTTGAATGGCTTTCTCCAACCTCAATATCAGGTGTCATCATTTTTCTATTGGGCTCGATATTAACCGTTTATTTAAACGTGAAGGTCTATCGTTTTGATAAGGAAACACCTTTACAAACAAATGAAGATAGCGATATCGACCTGCAACGCTAATGACGATAACCGTTACAAGACATCATTCATCCTTGAAGAGACCAGATCAAGCCTCACTGAGCAGTGCCTCAAGATCAGCAGGCAATGGTGCCGTAAACGTCAGTGTCTCCTCCTGAAACGGGTGATAAAATGTTAATTGATGACTATGCAGCGCTTGTCTTCTAATTTGCTCACGCCCCCCTCCATATAAATCATCACCACATAACGGATGACCAATCGAAGAAAAATGAACACGAATTTGGTGTGTTCGTCCAGTCTCAAGCTTCACACGAACAACGGTAGCCACTTGTAAACGTCTAATCACACTGTAATGAGTAATCGCTGGTTGCCCATCACTCCTTACCTCACGTTCAATGATGCTATTGTCCTTTCTACCAATAGGATCATTGATTGTTCCTATCTCATCTCGAACCTGGCCATGAACGACCGCCAAATAGCGTCTCGATAACATTTGTTTTTTTCGTTGCCGTGATAGCAAATCATGGGCATAGCGATGCTTTGCTATCATCACTAGCCCACTCGTATCTTTATCGAGACGGTTCACGGCATGGAAAGTACTCGTCACACCGATATTGTTATAATACTGCAGCACACCATTGGCAAGTGAATAATGTGGCTGTTCTCGTGAAGGAATTGTTGTTAGATTCGCTTGCTTATTGATCAATAAAAAATGGTCGTCCTCATAGATGATATCAAGTGGAATTCGAGTGGCTACCATCGTTTCACTTCGTTGTTCTGGTGGAAAGATAACTGTAATTTGATCACCTGTGACTAATAGTTTACGAACAGTAGCTTCTTTTCCATTGACATATAACGCACCGCCTGAAAATTTAATTTCTGCTAACGCTTTTTTTGAAAGCTCCTGTTCAGTACGTAAATATTCGCGCAGCAACACGCCATTATATCGCTCTGAGACTTGCCAAGTTATTTTAATGCCGCTCATGTCTATGTTCGTTCCTTTCAGATACGTTTAATCACCGACAAATGATTCTTTCACCCGCTTCCAGAATGGAAATGGACGGAACCGCGCAAAACGAATCTTTTCATCTGCCACTCGACATTGAATGGATTTAACTTTTTTATGTACAAGCGAATAATGATCAATCGTAATTTGGAGATCAACATCATTTAACGGCTTTAACAAGCATGTATGATGTTGCGGTAAGACAAGCGGTGAACCGACCGTGCGGTACACCCGATTATTGATTGATGCCATTTCCGCAATCTGTAAGGTCGCAAGCGACGGATGTAAGATTGCACCACCCAATGCTTTATTATAAGCTGTACTTCCGGAAGGAGTTGAAACACATAAGCCATCTCCACGAAATGTCTCAAATAACTCTCCTTTGATGGATACGTTCGAAACTAATGAACCTTCAACACTTTTAACTGTGCATTCATTTAAAGCCAAATATCGCTCCGACTTTTCATCACCAAAATGTCGGATCACAACTTCAAGAAGAGGATATTCAACAACTTGAAATGGTGTTTTTGCAATATGTATGATTAGTTTTTCAACCTCTTCTGGCATCCAATCGGCATAAAAACCTAAATGCCCCGTATGAATGCCCACAAAGCAGGTCGCATCGAGACGGTGAGCGTAATCATGAAAGGCTTGTAATAACGTCCCATCACCACCAACGGTAACGACAATATCAGGTTCATCCTCATCAAAGATTAATCCAAACTCATTAAGATAATTTTTTATTTTTTGCTGTAACGCATTTGATGTCTCGTCTCCTCTAGACGTAACCGCATAATGCATGTATCATCATCCCATCTTTATCATTCATTCCATTATCACTTCGTTCTTGACTTATGTTTTCCCTTGTTCTTCCTGCTTACGAATAATAATTCGCTGTGCTTCCTTTACTTCATCACGAATTTGTGACATCTCTTCATCTAATTTAAACGCAGCTTCAGCCGCTCGTTGCAAGCGATCCTTCACATCTTCTGGAATTTCCCCGCTATATTTATAATTAAGCGAATGCTCTATTGTTGCCCAAAAATTCATCGCTAATGTCCGGACTTGCAGTTCAACGAGAATTTTCTTTTCACCAACAATCGTCTGAACGGGATACCATAGTACAAGATGGTACGATCGATAGCCGCTTGGCTTTTTATCCATAATATAATCGCGCTCTTCGATGATCTCAAAGTCACTGCGCGATCGTATAAGTTGGACGATTGTTTCAATATCTTCAACAAATTGACAGACAATTCGAACGCCTGCTAAATCTTGCATTTCATCTTGCAGACAATCGAGGGGAATGTTCTTTCTCTTTGCTTTATCGAGAATACTTGAAATCGGTTTAACCCGTCCCGTTACAAATTCAATGGGTGTGTGCTTAGAAGACATTTGGTACTGCTCACGGATGCCTTTTA
The nucleotide sequence above comes from Desertibacillus haloalkaliphilus. Encoded proteins:
- a CDS encoding GTP pyrophosphokinase, which translates into the protein MSNWDVFLAPYKQAVEELKIKLKGIREQYQMSSKHTPIEFVTGRVKPISSILDKAKRKNIPLDCLQDEMQDLAGVRIVCQFVEDIETIVQLIRSRSDFEIIEERDYIMDKKPSGYRSYHLVLWYPVQTIVGEKKILVELQVRTLAMNFWATIEHSLNYKYSGEIPEDVKDRLQRAAEAAFKLDEEMSQIRDEVKEAQRIIIRKQEEQGKT
- a CDS encoding NAD kinase, producing MHYAVTSRGDETSNALQQKIKNYLNEFGLIFDEDEPDIVVTVGGDGTLLQAFHDYAHRLDATCFVGIHTGHLGFYADWMPEEVEKLIIHIAKTPFQVVEYPLLEVVIRHFGDEKSERYLALNECTVKSVEGSLVSNVSIKGELFETFRGDGLCVSTPSGSTAYNKALGGAILHPSLATLQIAEMASINNRVYRTVGSPLVLPQHHTCLLKPLNDVDLQITIDHYSLVHKKVKSIQCRVADEKIRFARFRPFPFWKRVKESFVGD
- a CDS encoding RluA family pseudouridine synthase; this translates as MSGIKITWQVSERYNGVLLREYLRTEQELSKKALAEIKFSGGALYVNGKEATVRKLLVTGDQITVIFPPEQRSETMVATRIPLDIIYEDDHFLLINKQANLTTIPSREQPHYSLANGVLQYYNNIGVTSTFHAVNRLDKDTSGLVMIAKHRYAHDLLSRQRKKQMLSRRYLAVVHGQVRDEIGTINDPIGRKDNSIIEREVRSDGQPAITHYSVIRRLQVATVVRVKLETGRTHQIRVHFSSIGHPLCGDDLYGGGREQIRRQALHSHQLTFYHPFQEETLTFTAPLPADLEALLSEA